One region of Quercus lobata isolate SW786 chromosome 2, ValleyOak3.0 Primary Assembly, whole genome shotgun sequence genomic DNA includes:
- the LOC115957061 gene encoding umecyanin-like, with translation MARDMSLCCCFIVVVMALLKGATAAQTYLVGDSFGWKVPPNSSYYTIWASKRTFYVGDKLTFNWTGSHTVGISHIQAEYDNCTRDPGEVLNSSGPGLIVPLGTSGSFYFYCTVDDHCGSGQKFAINALTNGSEPPSPSSASSFTIGAFVAAVVSTIVITVLIYD, from the exons TCATCGTTGTAGTGATGGCTTTACTAAAGGGTGCAACTGCTGCACAAACATATTTGGTTGGAGATAGCTTCGGCTGGAAAGTTCCTCCAAATAGCTCCTATTACACCATATGGGCTAGCAAAAGGACTTTCTATGTTGGTGACAAACTGA CGTTCAACTGGACTGGGTCGCATACTGTTGGAATTTCACATATACAAGCTGAATATGATAATTGCACAAGAGACCCTGGAGAAGTACTAAATAGCTCAGGTCCAGGATTAATTGTACCTCTAGGCACAAGTGGTTCTTTCTATTTCTACTGCACCGTTGATGACCACTGTGGAAGTGGCCAGAAGTTCGCTATCAACGCTCTAACTAATGGCTCTGAACCTCCTAGTCCTAGCTCTGCTTCCTCTTTCACTATTGGTGCCTTTGTTGCAGCAGTTGTCTCCACTATAGTGATAACGGTCTTGATTTACGACTAA